Within the Stenotrophomonas maltophilia genome, the region TGTGCAGAACCGGATCAAGGCGATCGAGCCGCGGTTGCCGCGCAGCGTGCGCCAGAACGGGCTGTACGTGGAGGCGGCCGATTCCGGTTTCCTGATGCTGGTCGGCCTGCGTTCGCCGGATGCCAGCGTCAGCGAGGCCGCGCTGGGTGACTTCATGGCGCGCAACATCATCGAGGAACTGCGCCGCATCGACGGTGTCGGGCGCGTGCAGCTGTTCGGCGCGGAGCAGGCGATGCGCGTCTGGCTCGATCCCACGCGGCTGACCGGGTACGGCCTGACCATCGGTGACGTTGCCAGCGCCATCGAGCAGCAGAACCTGGAGATCGCACCGGGTCGCATCGGCGACTCCCCCGGTCTGCCCGGCCAGCGCCTGACCGTGCCGCTGACCGCCGATGGCCAGCTGTCCACGCCCGCGCAGTTCGCTTCGATCGTGCTGCGTGCGCGGGCGGATGGCTCGCGGGTACTGCTGGGTGACGTCGCCCGGGTCGAACTGGGGGCGCAGAGCTACGCCTGGGGTACCCGAGAGGATGGTCAGCCTGCGACGGCGGCGGGCGTCCAGCTGCGGCCCGGAGCGAACGCCGTACGCACTGCGGCAGCGGTGCGCGAAAGGATGGCCGAGCTGGCGCCGCTGCTGCCGCGTGGTGTCGAGGCGAGCATTCCGTTTGATACCGCACCCTTCGTCAGCATCTCGATCCGCAAAGTAGTGCAGACACTGCTGGAGGCCATGCTGCTGGTGTTCGCGGTGATGTACCTGTTCCTGCAGAACTGGCGCTATACGCTGATACCTGCCATGGTCGCGCCGATTGCGCTGCTGGGTACGTTCGCGGCGATGCTGGCGCTGGGGTTCTCGATCAACGTCCTCACCATGTTCGGCATGGTGCTGGCGATCGGCATCATCGTCGATGATGCGATCGTGGTGGTCGAAGGCGTGGAACGGATCATGGCCGAGGAGGGGTTGCCACCCCGCGAGGCGACGATCAAGGCAATGCGCGAACTGACCGGCGCGGTAATCGGCATCACCCTGGTACTGACCGCGGTGTTCATTCCGATGGCGTTCGCCAGTGGTTCGGTAGGCGCGATCTACCGTCAGTTCACCGTCGCGATGTCGGTATCGATCCTGTTCTCCGCACTGCTGGCGCTCAGCCTCACGCCTGCACTGTGCGCCACGCTGCTGCGCGGAAGTACACGCGGGCATCATGGCCGCAGTGGCCTGTTCGGCGCCTTCAACCGCGGCTTCGAGCGGATGACCGGCCGCTACCAGCGTGGCGTGGCCGCTGTGCTGCAGCGAAGCGGGCGCGTGATGGGGGTGTTCGTCGCACTGGTGGCAGCGCTTCTGCTGGGCCTGAACGGGTTGCCCGGGGCATTCCTGCCGGAGGAGGACCAGGGGTACTTCATGACCTCGATCCAGCTGCCGGCCGAGGCGACCGCCGAGCGCACGCTTGCCGTCGTTGAAGCGTACGAACGTCACGTGGCCTCGCGCCCCGGCGTTGCATCCAACCAGTCGATCCTCGGGTACAGCTTCTCCGGCTCGGGGCCGAGTGCTGCACTGGCCTACACGATGCTGAAGGATTGGGGGGAGCGTGCCGGTGCGACGGCTGCCGGCGAGGTGGAGGCGGTACGGAAGGCGATGTCGACGCTGGTCGAGGGCGAAGTCATGAGCGTGATGCCGCCGGCCATCGACAGCCTCGGCCGCTCGTCAGGCTTCTCGCTGGCGCTGCAGGCGCGGACCGGGCAGACCCAGGCCGAGCTGCGCGCTGCCCTCCAGCAGCTGCTGCAGCTGGCCCAGGCCAGCACACTGCTGTCCGATGTGCATGCCGATGGAATGCCCGCAGGTACCAGCGTCCGGCTTGACATCGATCGCGCCAAGGCCGAGGCGATGGGCGTGGCGTTCAGCGAGATCAGCGGAACGCTGTCGGCGGCAATGGGCTCGCAATACGTCAACGACTTTCCGAACAAGGGACGGCTGCAGCAGGTCATCGTCCAGGCCGATGCGCCGTATCGGATGGAGCTGGGCGACGTGCTCAAGCTGTATGTCCGCAACAGCGAAGGGGGCATGGTGGCGCTGTCGGAGCTGGTCGATCCGCAGTGGACGGAAGCGCCCCTGCAGCTGCAGCGCTATCTCGGCTTCCCGGCATTGAATCTGTCCGGCGCGCCCGCGTCGGGCGTTTCCACCGGGCAGGCGATGGACGAGATGGAGCGCCTGGCCCGGCAGCTGCCGGCGGGCTTCGCACTGCAGTGGACCAGTCAGTCGCTGCAGGAGCGCGAGTCCGGCGCGCAGGCCCCGTGGTTGCTGCTGCTGTCGATGCTGGTGGTGTTCCTGGTCCTGGCGGCGCTGTACGAGAGCTGGTCCATACCAATGGCGGTGATGCTGGTGGTGCCGCTGGGCCTGCTGGGAGCCGTAGCGGCGGTGCTGCTGCGGGGCATGCCCAACGACGTTTTCTTCAAGGTCGGCATGATCACGGTGATCGGCCTGTCGGCGAAGAACGCGATCCTGATCGTCGAGTTCGCGCGACAGCTGCAGCAGCAGGGACGCGGGCTGGTGGAAGCGGCCGTGGAGGCAGCGCGCCTGCGCCTGCGGCCCATCGTGATGACGTCGCTGGCGTTCGCGCTCGGCGTGGTGCCCCTGATGGTGGCGCAGGGTGCCTCGAAGGAAACACAGCAGGCAATCGGTACTGGTGTGTTCGGTGGCATGGTCAGCGCGACCGTGCTCGCGGTGTTCTTCGTGCCGGTGTTCTATGTGGTGGTGCAGGGGGTGCGGCAACGGATCGCGCGGCGCCTGCGCAGGCGCCGGCCACTGCCGGAAGGATCTGTGGATGGGAACGGATAACGGTCAAACGCTGCACGACGTACAGCTGAAGGCGCTGGAACGGCGCCTGTGCCAGGCCCTGATCGAGGGTGATCGGCAGGCACTGTCGCTGCTGTTGTCGCCGGCGATGTTCATGATGGATGGCGATGGCGGGCGTCTGTTTGATCTGCCCTGGCTGGATGACTGGTTGGGCGGGCACCTGCAGGTGCGGGCGCTGCATCTGCAGGCGGTGGACACCCTGCTGTGCGGTCGGCTGGCGCTGCTGTCCAGCCCGGTGCAGATGGTGGTCGTCCGGCACGGGCAGGAGCAGGCATTGCGGATGCGTCTGTTGCGGGTCTGGGCCTGTAGTTCCGGCGGGGAGGGCGCGCAGCTGCTGTCGATGACGGTGCTCGCGGCGTGAACGCGATCACATCGGTTTCAGCGCCGGCTCATCGCCGGATGATAGGGTGGTTATCTTAAGTACGGTCGACAAGGAGTCGAGTCATGCGTGTAGTTTCCAGTCTGTCGACGGCTTCGCTGGCCCTGGTGCTGGCGGCCTGCCAGCCATCGACGCCGCCTGCCGCAGCAGGTGGCACGGCTGACCCGGCGCCGCCGGAGCCGCAGCCGCTGTCCACGAACTCGACCGCCAGCCAGACGGCCTATCAGTGTGGCGATCTGGCCGTGCGTGCGACGTTCAACGGCGAGGACGCAGCCACCGTGGTGATCGGGGATCGCACGTTCGCCATGACCTCCGAGCGTGCTGCTTCGGGGGCGAAGTACGGCGACGGGCAGGGCAACAGTTTCTGGACGAAGGGCCACGATGACGGGCTGCTCAGCCTGAAGGGCGAAGCGGACCGCGAGTGCCGCGCGGTGGAGGCCACGGAAGGCGACGGCCGTGCCGGTGCTGCCGCGTTCAGGGCGACCGGCAACGAACCGGGCTGGCTGGCGGTGGTCGACGGTGACACGCCGGGCCTGCAGGTGCAGGTCGATTATGGCCAGCGGCACTTCGACGTGGGCGCACCCAACGAGGGAGCCGACGGGTGGAGTGGCAAGGCCGCGGACGGTACCGACATCAAGCTCACCTTCCAGCGCACGACGTGCACGGACGACATGAGTGGGGAGCCGTTCGAGGCGAAGGCGATGCTGACCGTCGGCACGCGCCAGTACCATGGGTGTGGCAATTTCGGCGCCAGGCAGCCGTAAGTTGGTCGGCAGAGCCGAGCGGGGCTCGGCTCTGCCAGGCGCGTGCGGTCAGCTCAGTCCGCGCGGCCTGCGAACTCGCCGGTGGCAGTGTTCACCAGCACGCGTTCGCCATTGACGATGTACTCCGGCACCATGATCTCGATACCGGTATTGAGCTTGGCCGGCTTGGGACGCTTGGTGGCGGTGCCGCCCTTCAGTTCCGGCGGGGTCTCGATCACTTCCAGCACCACCGAGGCCGGCAACTGGATGGCCACCGGCTGCTCGTCGATCACCTGCACGTAGATGCCGGTCAGGCCATCGGTGATGTAGCCGGCGTCGTCGCCGATGACGTCCGCATCCAGGGTGTAGGGGGTGTAGTCCTCGTCATCGAGGAAGACGAATGCATCGCCATCCTTGTACGAATAGGTGGACTGGCGGCGCAGCAGTTCGACCTCGACCAGATTGTCGTCGGCATCGAAGCTGGCATCGAGCTTGTTGCCGCCCGGCACGCTGTACATGATGAAGCGGAAGCGGACGTTGCCACCCCGGCCCTGCGGGGAGCTGCGCTCGATGTCGCGGATCTGGTAGACGCCGTTGTTGTACTCGACGACGTTGCCCTTCTTGATGTCGTTGGCTTTCATGGTGATCTGGGTCGTTGGGGGTGGACGCCGTCCCGGCGCCCGGGGGAATCACTTCGGAGCGAGGCGGGTAGCGCCGTCCAGGCGGATGGTCTCGCCATTGAGGTAGGTGTTGCCGAGGATGAAGCCGACCAGGCTGGCGAAATCCTCCGGCTTGCCCAGCCGCGACGGGAACGGGATCGAGGCGGCAAGCGACTGCTGTACGGCTTCGGGCATGCCATCGACCATCGGTGTCCAGAACACGCCCGGGGCGATGGTGTTGACGCGGATGCCGAAGCGCGAGAGCTCGCGGGCCATCGGCAGCGTCATCGACACCACACCGCCCTTGCTGGCGGCGTACGCGGCCTGGCCGATCTGGCCCTCATAGGCGGCGATGCTGGCGGTGTTGATGATGACACCGCGTTCGCCATCGGCGCCGGCCTCGTTGTGCTGCATGCGGTTGGCGGCGGCCTTGGCCACGTTGAAGCTGCCGACCAGGTTGACCATCACCGTGCCCTGGAAGCCGGCCAGCGGCATCGGGCCTTCCTTGCCGAGCACACGGCCCGCGCCGAGGATGCCGGCGCAGTTCATCGCCACGTTGAGGCCGCCGAGGAAATCGTGGGCCTGGTCGATGGCCGCCGCCACGGCAGCTTCATCACTGACGTTGACGTTGAAATAGCGGGCGTTGTCGGCACCCAGCGCGGCGACGGCGGCGCTGCCTTTGTCGTCGTTGAGGTCGAACAGGGCCACCTTGCCGCCTTGGGCGACGAGGTGCTCGGCCACGGCCAGGCCAAGGCCGGAAACGCCGCCGGTGATCACGGCACGTACGGAAGACAGCTGCATTGCACGGTCCTGCAGGTTCGAGAACCGCCGATTCTAACGGAAGCCACGACCGCTGCCGTTGTGCACCGCGCCGCCCGGAGCCCGGGCGACGCGCCCTGATGGATCAGACGGCCGCGAGGGCCTGGCCGGTGCGGCTGGCGGTCGCACGCCCGAGCAGGCCGGCCAGCCAACGACCGGTTTCCGCCAGCGCCGGCAGGTCCACCCCGCTGTCCAGGCCAAGGCCCTGCAGCAGATAGACCACGTCCTCGCTGGCGACGTTGCCGCTGGCGCCTTTCGCGTAAGGGCAGCCGCCCGCGCCGGAGACGGCGCTGTCGACCACGCGCACGCCTTCTTCCAGGCAGGTGGCGATGTTGGCAATGGCCTGCCCGTAGGTGTCATGGAAGTGCACGGCCAGCGCGCTCATCGGGATCTCCGTGGCGACTGCCTGCAGCATCGCCCGCGCCTTGCGCGGCGTGCCGACGCCGATCGTGTCGCCCAGCGAGATCTCATAGCAGCCCATCTGGTGCAGGGCGCGCGCCACCCGCACCACATCGGCCAGGGGGACCTCGCCCTGGTAGGGACACCCCAGCACGGTGGAGACATAGCCGCGTACCCGTACGCCATCGGCGGCGGCGCGGCGCAGGATCGGCTCGAAGCGGGCCAGCGACTCGTCGATGCCGGCGTTGGTGTTGGTGCGGTTGAACGCCTCGGAGGCGGCCGTGAACACCGCCACTTCCTCCACGCCGACCGCGAGCGCCCGCTCGTAGCCCTGTTCATTCGGTACCAGCACTGGATAGTGGATGCCGGGCCGGCGCTGGATGCCGGCATAGACCTCAGCGGCATCCGCCAGCTGCGGCACCCACTTCGGGCTGACGAAACTGGTCGCTTCGATGCTGCGCAGGCCGGTGGCCGACAGGCGGTTGATCAGCTCGATCTTGTCGGCCGTAGAGACCGGTTGCTTTTCGTTCTGCAGCCCGTCCCGCGGGCCGACCTCGACGATGCGGACGTAGTCGCTCATGCCTCCGTCTCCGCAGCGGGGCGCTGGCAGACCGCCTCGATGTTGTTGCCGTCCGGGTCGAGCACGAAGGCGGCGTAGTAGTTCGGGTGATACCAGGGACGTACGCCGGGAGCACCATTGTCGCGTCCTCCGGCGGCCAGGGCGGCGGCATGGAACGCGTCCACCTGCGCGCGGTCGGTACAGGCGAAGGCGACGTGCACGCCATGGCTGACGCTGCCGCCATTGCCGATCCAGAAGAACGGCTTGCCATCGCGGCCGAAGCCGACCTGGTCATGGGTGCCGGTCTGCTCCGCGGTGACTTCCATCACCACGCCGATCTGCAGTGGGGCCAGTGCCTGGCTGAAGAACGCCCTGCTGCGCGCCAGGTTGGCGCTGGTCAAACCAAGATGATCGAGCATGTTCAGGCCTCCGTGACCCAATGGG harbors:
- a CDS encoding SDR family oxidoreductase, encoding MQLSSVRAVITGGVSGLGLAVAEHLVAQGGKVALFDLNDDKGSAAVAALGADNARYFNVNVSDEAAVAAAIDQAHDFLGGLNVAMNCAGILGAGRVLGKEGPMPLAGFQGTVMVNLVGSFNVAKAAANRMQHNEAGADGERGVIINTASIAAYEGQIGQAAYAASKGGVVSMTLPMARELSRFGIRVNTIAPGVFWTPMVDGMPEAVQQSLAASIPFPSRLGKPEDFASLVGFILGNTYLNGETIRLDGATRLAPK
- a CDS encoding hydroxymethylglutaryl-CoA lyase, which codes for MSDYVRIVEVGPRDGLQNEKQPVSTADKIELINRLSATGLRSIEATSFVSPKWVPQLADAAEVYAGIQRRPGIHYPVLVPNEQGYERALAVGVEEVAVFTAASEAFNRTNTNAGIDESLARFEPILRRAAADGVRVRGYVSTVLGCPYQGEVPLADVVRVARALHQMGCYEISLGDTIGVGTPRKARAMLQAVATEIPMSALAVHFHDTYGQAIANIATCLEEGVRVVDSAVSGAGGCPYAKGASGNVASEDVVYLLQGLGLDSGVDLPALAETGRWLAGLLGRATASRTGQALAAV
- a CDS encoding nuclear transport factor 2 family protein, with protein sequence MGTDNGQTLHDVQLKALERRLCQALIEGDRQALSLLLSPAMFMMDGDGGRLFDLPWLDDWLGGHLQVRALHLQAVDTLLCGRLALLSSPVQMVVVRHGQEQALRMRLLRVWACSSGGEGAQLLSMTVLAA
- a CDS encoding MliC family protein — translated: MRVVSSLSTASLALVLAACQPSTPPAAAGGTADPAPPEPQPLSTNSTASQTAYQCGDLAVRATFNGEDAATVVIGDRTFAMTSERAASGAKYGDGQGNSFWTKGHDDGLLSLKGEADRECRAVEATEGDGRAGAAAFRATGNEPGWLAVVDGDTPGLQVQVDYGQRHFDVGAPNEGADGWSGKAADGTDIKLTFQRTTCTDDMSGEPFEAKAMLTVGTRQYHGCGNFGARQP
- a CDS encoding VOC family protein, which translates into the protein MLDHLGLTSANLARSRAFFSQALAPLQIGVVMEVTAEQTGTHDQVGFGRDGKPFFWIGNGGSVSHGVHVAFACTDRAQVDAFHAAALAAGGRDNGAPGVRPWYHPNYYAAFVLDPDGNNIEAVCQRPAAETEA
- a CDS encoding multidrug efflux RND transporter permease subunit, encoding MARFFIDRPVFAWVLAIFIILAGVLAIPRLAVERYPAVAPPSVSIYASYPGASPQTLNDAVVALIERELSSVKHLLYFESSVDTSGEASITATFQPGTNPELAQVDVQNRIKAIEPRLPRSVRQNGLYVEAADSGFLMLVGLRSPDASVSEAALGDFMARNIIEELRRIDGVGRVQLFGAEQAMRVWLDPTRLTGYGLTIGDVASAIEQQNLEIAPGRIGDSPGLPGQRLTVPLTADGQLSTPAQFASIVLRARADGSRVLLGDVARVELGAQSYAWGTREDGQPATAAGVQLRPGANAVRTAAAVRERMAELAPLLPRGVEASIPFDTAPFVSISIRKVVQTLLEAMLLVFAVMYLFLQNWRYTLIPAMVAPIALLGTFAAMLALGFSINVLTMFGMVLAIGIIVDDAIVVVEGVERIMAEEGLPPREATIKAMRELTGAVIGITLVLTAVFIPMAFASGSVGAIYRQFTVAMSVSILFSALLALSLTPALCATLLRGSTRGHHGRSGLFGAFNRGFERMTGRYQRGVAAVLQRSGRVMGVFVALVAALLLGLNGLPGAFLPEEDQGYFMTSIQLPAEATAERTLAVVEAYERHVASRPGVASNQSILGYSFSGSGPSAALAYTMLKDWGERAGATAAGEVEAVRKAMSTLVEGEVMSVMPPAIDSLGRSSGFSLALQARTGQTQAELRAALQQLLQLAQASTLLSDVHADGMPAGTSVRLDIDRAKAEAMGVAFSEISGTLSAAMGSQYVNDFPNKGRLQQVIVQADAPYRMELGDVLKLYVRNSEGGMVALSELVDPQWTEAPLQLQRYLGFPALNLSGAPASGVSTGQAMDEMERLARQLPAGFALQWTSQSLQERESGAQAPWLLLLSMLVVFLVLAALYESWSIPMAVMLVVPLGLLGAVAAVLLRGMPNDVFFKVGMITVIGLSAKNAILIVEFARQLQQQGRGLVEAAVEAARLRLRPIVMTSLAFALGVVPLMVAQGASKETQQAIGTGVFGGMVSATVLAVFFVPVFYVVVQGVRQRIARRLRRRRPLPEGSVDGNG
- the yeiP gene encoding elongation factor P-like protein YeiP produces the protein MKANDIKKGNVVEYNNGVYQIRDIERSSPQGRGGNVRFRFIMYSVPGGNKLDASFDADDNLVEVELLRRQSTYSYKDGDAFVFLDDEDYTPYTLDADVIGDDAGYITDGLTGIYVQVIDEQPVAIQLPASVVLEVIETPPELKGGTATKRPKPAKLNTGIEIMVPEYIVNGERVLVNTATGEFAGRAD